In Nymphaea colorata isolate Beijing-Zhang1983 chromosome 5, ASM883128v2, whole genome shotgun sequence, one genomic interval encodes:
- the LOC116254502 gene encoding pentatricopeptide repeat-containing protein At5g38730 isoform X1, with the protein MATSITKGSEKHFVRGVCSVFLKGKWSTLSNTHISSRLTPSVVNLVLLELSRDVCDSSGAFFKWVESLPHYKHSIQPCWTMIHILTKRKHFKEAQSLLKRIIFKDFLWSSTVLNSLLDSSSDPESNAEILSWLIIFYAQSKMTQDAIETFRQMGNHGIRPHHHACTSLLSALVKERATAAAWKMYREILQVGINPNIYIFNVMLHACYKSGDTEEAENLMKTMERNQVLPDLVSYNTLIALYCKKGMHYEALCVQDRMAREGVNPDIITYNALIHGFCREGRMREAMKLFNEIRVAVPTEVTYTILIDGFCRANNLEEGLRLRKEMESKGIFPGVVTYNSIIRKLCAEGLMRAAHDLLNEMNDKKIEPDSVTCNTLINAYCKRGDMGSALKVRNKMLEAGLSLDVFTYKALIHGFCKIQEIDEATKVLFEMLDSGLSPSHSTYAWLVDCYCNQNNAEAALRIPDEIARRGIIPVTSVYRAIIRRFCKKGMLGYAQRAFYQLKGRGLPSDSLLHAHLAYAYLHGGMPLTASEYLNDMARTGMMITVKIYNNLLASYGDSNQELGVFWNHAMEKGVLGKKLCILLQKSPV; encoded by the exons ATGGCGACTTCAATTACTAAAGGAAGTGAAAAACATTTTGTCAGGGGCGTCTGCTCCGTGTTTTTAAAGGGTAAGTGGAGCACTTTATCTAATACCCACATCAGCTCTCGCTTAACGCCCTCGGTGGTGAACCTGGTTTTGCTTGAGCTTTCCAGAGATGTTTGCGACTCCTCAGGGGCTTTCTTCAAGTGGGTTGAATCGCTTCCTCACTATAAGCACTCCATACAACCTTGCTGGACCATGATTCATATCCTTACCAAGCGAAAACACTTCAAAGAAGCACAATCCTTGTTAAAAAGGATCATTTTCAAGGATTTTCTTTGGTCATCAACCGTTTTAAACTCTTTATTGGACAGTAGCAGCGATCCAGAGTCAAATGCCGAGATTCTGAGCTGGCTTATCATCTTCTATGCTCAATCTAAGATGACACAGGATGCAATTGAAACGTTTCGACAGATGGGGAATCATGGCATCAGGCCGCACCATCATGCTTGTACCTCACTCTTGAGTGCACTGGTGAAGGAAAGAGCTACGGCGGCTGCCTGGAAAATGTACCGTGAGATCCTGCAGGTTGGAATAAATCCAAATATCTACATTTTCAATGTAATGCTCCATGCTTGTTATAAGTCAGGGGATACAGAGGAAGCAGAGAATTTGATGAAAACAATGGAACGAAATCAAGTGCTTCCAGATTTAGTATCATACAATACCTTGATAGCATTGTACTGCAAGAAGGGAATGCATTATGAAGCACTCTGTGTACAAGATAGGATGGCCAGGGAAGGTGTTAATCCAGACATTATCACGTATAATGCTCTTATACACGGGTTCTGCAGAGAAGGCAGAATGCGCGAAGCTATGAAACTTTTCAATGAAATCAGAGTTGCTGTACCCACTGAGGTCACTTACACGATATTGATTGATGGATTTTGTCGAGCCAACAATCTTGAAGAAGGATTAAGATTGCGCAAGGAAATGGAATCAAAAGGGATTTTCCCAGGTGTTGTAACTTATAATTCAATTATTCGCAAGCTTTGCGCAGAAGGGCTGATGAGAGCTGCACATGATCTTTTGAATGAGATGAATGACAAAAAGATTGAACCTGATAGTGTTACTTGCAATACATTGATCAATGCATATTGTAAGAGAGGGGATATGGGATCAGCATTGAAAGTTAGAAATAAGATGCTGGAGGCAGGTCTTAGTCTTGACGTGTTTACTTATAAAGCACTGATTCATGGGTTTTGCAAGATCCAGGAGATTGATGAAGCTACAAAGGTCCTATTCGAGATGTTGGATTCAG GGTTATCTCCGAGTCACAGCACCTATGCATGGCTTGTAGATTGCTACTGCAATCAAAACAATGCAGAGGCAGCTTTAAGGATACCAGATGAGATTGCTAGGAGAGGCATCATACCAGTTACTTCTGTTTATAGAGCAATCATCCGCAGATTTTGCAAGAAAGGAATGCTGGGTTATGCGCAGAGAGCATTTTATCAGTTGAAAGGAAGAGGATTACCCAGTGACAGTCTTCTGCATGCTCATCTAGCTTATGCATACTTGCATGGCGGAATGCCTTTGACTGCCTCAGAATATCTTAATGACATGGCGCGAACAGGCATGATGATCACTGTTAAAATATATAACAATCTCCTTGCTTCATATGGAGATAGCAATCAGGAACTGGGCGTGTTCTGGAATCATGCAATGGAGAAGGGTGTTCTTGGAAAGAAATTATGCATATTGTTGCAGAAATCTCCtgtctaa
- the LOC116254502 gene encoding pentatricopeptide repeat-containing protein At5g38730 isoform X2, whose product MIHILTKRKHFKEAQSLLKRIIFKDFLWSSTVLNSLLDSSSDPESNAEILSWLIIFYAQSKMTQDAIETFRQMGNHGIRPHHHACTSLLSALVKERATAAAWKMYREILQVGINPNIYIFNVMLHACYKSGDTEEAENLMKTMERNQVLPDLVSYNTLIALYCKKGMHYEALCVQDRMAREGVNPDIITYNALIHGFCREGRMREAMKLFNEIRVAVPTEVTYTILIDGFCRANNLEEGLRLRKEMESKGIFPGVVTYNSIIRKLCAEGLMRAAHDLLNEMNDKKIEPDSVTCNTLINAYCKRGDMGSALKVRNKMLEAGLSLDVFTYKALIHGFCKIQEIDEATKVLFEMLDSGLSPSHSTYAWLVDCYCNQNNAEAALRIPDEIARRGIIPVTSVYRAIIRRFCKKGMLGYAQRAFYQLKGRGLPSDSLLHAHLAYAYLHGGMPLTASEYLNDMARTGMMITVKIYNNLLASYGDSNQELGVFWNHAMEKGVLGKKLCILLQKSPV is encoded by the exons ATGATTCATATCCTTACCAAGCGAAAACACTTCAAAGAAGCACAATCCTTGTTAAAAAGGATCATTTTCAAGGATTTTCTTTGGTCATCAACCGTTTTAAACTCTTTATTGGACAGTAGCAGCGATCCAGAGTCAAATGCCGAGATTCTGAGCTGGCTTATCATCTTCTATGCTCAATCTAAGATGACACAGGATGCAATTGAAACGTTTCGACAGATGGGGAATCATGGCATCAGGCCGCACCATCATGCTTGTACCTCACTCTTGAGTGCACTGGTGAAGGAAAGAGCTACGGCGGCTGCCTGGAAAATGTACCGTGAGATCCTGCAGGTTGGAATAAATCCAAATATCTACATTTTCAATGTAATGCTCCATGCTTGTTATAAGTCAGGGGATACAGAGGAAGCAGAGAATTTGATGAAAACAATGGAACGAAATCAAGTGCTTCCAGATTTAGTATCATACAATACCTTGATAGCATTGTACTGCAAGAAGGGAATGCATTATGAAGCACTCTGTGTACAAGATAGGATGGCCAGGGAAGGTGTTAATCCAGACATTATCACGTATAATGCTCTTATACACGGGTTCTGCAGAGAAGGCAGAATGCGCGAAGCTATGAAACTTTTCAATGAAATCAGAGTTGCTGTACCCACTGAGGTCACTTACACGATATTGATTGATGGATTTTGTCGAGCCAACAATCTTGAAGAAGGATTAAGATTGCGCAAGGAAATGGAATCAAAAGGGATTTTCCCAGGTGTTGTAACTTATAATTCAATTATTCGCAAGCTTTGCGCAGAAGGGCTGATGAGAGCTGCACATGATCTTTTGAATGAGATGAATGACAAAAAGATTGAACCTGATAGTGTTACTTGCAATACATTGATCAATGCATATTGTAAGAGAGGGGATATGGGATCAGCATTGAAAGTTAGAAATAAGATGCTGGAGGCAGGTCTTAGTCTTGACGTGTTTACTTATAAAGCACTGATTCATGGGTTTTGCAAGATCCAGGAGATTGATGAAGCTACAAAGGTCCTATTCGAGATGTTGGATTCAG GGTTATCTCCGAGTCACAGCACCTATGCATGGCTTGTAGATTGCTACTGCAATCAAAACAATGCAGAGGCAGCTTTAAGGATACCAGATGAGATTGCTAGGAGAGGCATCATACCAGTTACTTCTGTTTATAGAGCAATCATCCGCAGATTTTGCAAGAAAGGAATGCTGGGTTATGCGCAGAGAGCATTTTATCAGTTGAAAGGAAGAGGATTACCCAGTGACAGTCTTCTGCATGCTCATCTAGCTTATGCATACTTGCATGGCGGAATGCCTTTGACTGCCTCAGAATATCTTAATGACATGGCGCGAACAGGCATGATGATCACTGTTAAAATATATAACAATCTCCTTGCTTCATATGGAGATAGCAATCAGGAACTGGGCGTGTTCTGGAATCATGCAATGGAGAAGGGTGTTCTTGGAAAGAAATTATGCATATTGTTGCAGAAATCTCCtgtctaa